From Plasmodium chabaudi chabaudi strain AS genome assembly, chromosome: 12, the proteins below share one genomic window:
- a CDS encoding tubulin gamma chain, putative (query 413-413;GPI_cleavage_site_score=3.7410002;~pfam_scan;Pfam:PF00091.21; E()=1.7E-68;score=230.6;query 4-214;description=Tubulin;~pfam_scan;Pfam:PF03953.13; E()=2.4E-44;score=150.4;query 265-389;description=Tubulin_C;~iprscan;InterPro:IPR003008 : Tubulin/FtsZ, GTPase;SMART:SM00864; score=8.9E-58;query 48-248;description=Tubulin/FtsZ, GTPase domain;~iprscan;InterPro:IPR003008 : Tubulin/FtsZ, GTPase;Pfam:PF00091; score=7.9E-70;query 4-214;description=Tubulin/FtsZ, GTPase domain;~iprscan;InterPro:IPR002454 : Gamma tubulin;PRINTS:PR01164; score=1.5E-61;query 194-207;description=Gamma tubulin;~iprscan;InterPro:IPR002454 : Gamma tubulin;PRINTS:PR01164; score=1.5E-61;query 252-263;description=Gamma tubulin;~iprscan;InterPro:IPR002454 : Gamma tubulin;PRINTS:PR01164; score=1.5E-61;query 116-131;description=Gamma tubulin;~iprscan;InterPro:IPR002454 : Gamma tubulin;PRINTS:PR01164; score=1.5E-61;query 287-302;description=Gamma tubulin;~iprscan;InterPro:IPR002454 : Gamma tubulin;PRINTS:PR01164; score=1.5E-61;query 337-360;description=Gamma tubulin;~iprscan;InterPro:IPR002454 : Gamma tubulin;PRINTS:PR01164; score=1.5E-61;query 31-51;description=Gamma tubulin;~iprscan;InterPro:IPR002454 : Gamma tubulin;PRINTS:PR01164; score=1.5E-61;query 423-446;description=Gamma tubulin;~iprscan;InterPro:IPR002454 : Gamma tubulin;PRINTS:PR01164; score=1.5E-61;query 362-382;description=Gamma tubulin;~iprscan;InterPro:IPR017975 : Tubulin, conserved site;Prosite:PS00227; score=1.0;query 142-148;description=Tubulin, conserved site;~iprscan;InterPro:IPR008280 : Tubulin/FtsZ, C-terminal;Superfamily:SSF55307; score=1.43E-58;query 248-446;description=Tubulin/FtsZ, C-terminal;~iprscan;InterPro:IPR000217 : Tubulin;PRINTS:PR01161; score=9.9E-62;query 180-193;description=Tubulin;~iprscan;InterPro:IPR000217 : Tubulin;PRINTS:PR01161; score=9.9E-62;query 134-152;description=Tubulin;~iprscan;InterPro:IPR000217 : Tubulin;PRINTS:PR01161; score=9.9E-62;query 108-132;description=Tubulin;~iprscan;InterPro:IPR000217 : Tubulin;PRINTS:PR01161; score=9.9E-62;query 194-214;description=Tubulin;~iprscan;InterPro:IPR000217 : Tubulin;PRINTS:PR01161; score=9.9E-62;query 378-406;description=Tubulin;~iprscan;InterPro:IPR000217 : Tubulin;PRINTS:PR01161; score=9.9E-62;query 153-174;description=Tubulin;~iprscan;InterPro:IPR000217 : Tubulin;PRINTS:PR01161; score=9.9E-62;query 52-71;description=Tubulin;~iprscan;InterPro:IPR000217 : Tubulin;PRINTS:PR01161; score=9.9E-62;query 11-31;description=Tubulin;~iprscan;InterPro:IPR000217 : Tubulin;PRINTS:PR01161; score=9.9E-62;query 96-107;description=Tubulin;~iprscan;InterPro:IPR018316 : Tubulin/FtsZ, 2-layer sandwich domain;SMART:SM00865; score=1.7E-16;query 250-391;description=Tubulin/FtsZ, 2-layer sandwich domain;~iprscan;InterPro:IPR018316 : Tubulin/FtsZ, 2-layer sandwich domain;Pfam:PF03953; score=2.1E-44;query 265-389;description=Tubulin/FtsZ, 2-layer sandwich domain;~iprscan;InterPro:IPR036525 : Tubulin/FtsZ, GTPase domain superfamily;Superfamily:SSF52490; score=1.7E-82;query 2-247;description=Tubulin/FtsZ, GTPase domain superfamily), producing MPREIITLQCGQCGNQIGVEFWKQLCNEHNIDQEGILKNNNFLNEDRKDIFFYQADDEHFIPRALLFDLEPRVINSIQTSEYRNLYNPENMFISKEGGGAGNNWGSGYSQGHKVEEEIIDMIDREVDNSDNLEGFILSHSIAGGTGSGMGSYLLELLNDNYSKKMIQTFSVFPLLTNESSDVVVQPYNSILTLKRLILSTDSVVVIDNTSLNRIFVEKLKLNNPTFQQTNNLISNVMSASTTTLRYPGSMNNDMISLISSLIINPKCHFLVTSYTPITVDKHVSNVQKTTVLDVMKRLLHTKNIMVSVPVRRGMYISILNIIRGETDPTQVHKGLQRIRDRKLVNFIKWNPASIQVTLAKQSPHIVSPHKVCGLMMANHTSISTLFERCVTQFDRLFKRRAFLENYKKEPMFSSADGQGNFEEMESSKEITQNLIDEYKSAERDDYFSHTYM from the coding sequence ATGCCGCGcgaaataataacattacAGTGTGGACAATGTGGGAATCAAATTGGGGTAGAGTTCTGGAAGCAACTATGTAATGAGCATAACATTGATCAGGAAGGtatactaaaaaataataattttttaaatgaggATCGGAAagatatattcttttatcaAGCAGATGATGAACATTTTATCCCACGAGCATTATTATTCGATTTAGAACCCCGTGTTATTAATAGTATACAAACAAGTGAATAtagaaatttatataatcctgaaaatatgtttatatctAAAGAAGGAGGAGGTGCAGGTAATAATTGGGGAAGTGGATATAGTCAAGGACATAAAGTTGAAGAAGAAATAATTGATATGATTGATAGGGAAGTAGATAATAGTGATAATTTAGAAGGGTTTATATTATCTCATTCTATAGCAGGTGGTACAGGTAGTGGTATGGGAAGCTACTTATtagaattattaaatgataattattcaaaaaagATGATACAAACATTTTCTGTTTTTCCATTATTAACAAATGAAAGTAGTGATGTTGTTGTACAACCATACAATAGTATATTAACACTTAAGAGATTAATTTTAAGTACAGATAGTGTAGTAGTAATAGATAATACATCATTGAATCGTATTTTtgttgaaaaattaaaattaaataatccTACATTTCaacaaacaaataatttaatttcaaATGTTATGTCTGCATCTACTACAACACTTAGATATCCAGGAAGTATGAACAATGATATGATTAGTTTAATTTCTTCACTTATTATTAATCCTAAATGTCATTTCTTAGTTACATCTTATACACCAATAACAGTAGATAAACATGTTTCTAATGTGCAAAAAACAACTGTATTAGATGTTATGAAAAGGTTATtgcatacaaaaaatattatggtTTCTGTTCCTGTACGTAGAGGCATGTATATTTcgattttaaatataataagagGTGAGACTGATCCTACACAAGTACATAAAGGTTTACAAAGAATAAGAGATCGCAAATTAGTAAACTTTATAAAATGGAATCCTGCATCTATTCAAGTTACATTAGCAAAACAATCACCTCATATTGTTTCACCACATAAAGTTTGTGGACTTATGATGGCAAACCATACATCTATTTCGACACTTTTTGAACGTTGTGTTACTCAATTTGATagattatttaaaagacGAGCctttttagaaaattataaaaaagaaccCATGTTTTCTAGTGCAGATGGTCAAGGTAATTTTGAAGAAATGGAATCTTCAAAAGAAATTACACAAAATCTTATTGACGAATATAAAAGTGCAGAACGGGATGATTATTTTAgtcatacatatatgtag
- a CDS encoding AAA family ATPase, putative (pfam_scan;Pfam:PF00004.25; E()=3.1E-27;score=95.5;query 565-674;description=AAA;~iprscan;InterPro:IPR003593 : AAA+ ATPase, core;SMART:SM00382; score=2.6E-18;query 561-794;description=AAA+ ATPase domain;~iprscan;InterPro:IPR003960 : AAA ATPase, subdomain;Prosite:PS00674; score=1.0;query 762-780;description=ATPase, AAA-type, conserved site;~iprscan;InterPro:IPR025662 : Sigma-54 interaction domain, ATP-binding site 1;Prosite:PS00675; score=1.0;query 565-578;description=Sigma-54 interaction domain, ATP-binding site 1;~iprscan;InterPro:IPR003959 : AAA ATPase, core;Pfam:PF00004; score=4.4E-27;query 565-674;description=ATPase, AAA-type, core;~iprscan;InterPro:IPR027417 : P-loop containing nucleoside triphosphate hydrolase;Superfamily:SSF52540; score=3.35E-36;query 520-809;description=P-loop containing nucleoside triphosphate hydrolase) — protein sequence MKMNNDKKTSIEQVMSDYLINLSQFYKNGQSLSDPDNYNNIDKKKIQKDGKINISSHNILLKYKKDNSNSEYSRISTSDDFYDTEISKSNYYEQIMNNIFPIKEREIFYNIQKVIKDENGYLYAELDEYLYCYLYVLAIKKTFYDIIYQKKIEYEIEKYNENKKKIKEIYMFIPNYGEVSFDINGKQTCTPLQSYETRKVSTQRDYEHDQADKINRYKIPSNESLSYNSNFNEIEKSSQNATYNKDANLKQGHTSATNSYESMSNVNNKSMVFEKEDNSDIQKIKKIKQEKRHENNQNDGFNKNYLIYVFEILKKNKLYWIVPITVISSVYIYYKLKETVYTFVYNYSIDMYRRMASLVTNNNANEINNGNMPGLKDYKHFFHNINKNNIKTIWFNPSDNTFNYFLNKNPGKNTNMIIFNQPKTSTNGINNDVNNNMYTVYYHDYIMKYLLKNKIYENVEIRLDESLTKTSVFDIVKKYSVDILTYVFSLASLYYIYGKKLSPFNLDCKIEKKNMNNIISLNEIVLNQDTKRDVKSIIFLMHFSKLFINMNSDNDYIDHPCSSSLLFTGETGTGKTLLAKAIAKELNADFIHVSGSSFIELYIGNGASKVRNLFKAAKNNKNPVVVFIDEIDSIGLNRNSNDISNNQNHEYAQTLNQLLIEIDSIHEYNNEQLILSSVDSNIYSDNPYENTLSFVKKQFFQNFLKQKNYKNRNKQREIYNYENHFNEQDGYEILQYYLNNNLNLKEIEVLFNLKNFKTKKYILLIAATNRYTYLDPALTRSKRFDKIIHFKMPNLYTRKNLFDFYIDKYISKSSSINIRKGQFENRINRFMWDGNTEYEKIDAKNINNSTYYKQKHFNSASFTEHFEQPVGYTNPRSHIPMYQHIGNNILTFKQWPMFGDKYNNSYIHLLKTIKKLKEKYMNDYVDTYTFSILTHLFNCADIDQLVSSIKVNKFKRNYPHQITKNMNNIVAENIISILHKKFLYDNHVQKIINKKDYIEYNTQPNNPINNLKLFYNSNMYSEKKYEMHLLKFMDYCDEKCYQKIYEKPFEPKLTIDDLNFFSDFKKVNNNKSGSSDESDAMQNNNFPFTNSFLKNDNNYHLAILWKSIEHFFISLYTDYNHIK from the coding sequence atgaaaatgaataacGACAAAAAAACGAGTATCGAACAAGTTATGAGcgattatttaattaatctAAGTCAGTTTTATAAGAATGGGCAATCATTAAGCGATCcagataattataataatattgataaaaagaaaattcaaaaagatggaaaaattaatatatcatcacataatatacttttaaaatataaaaaagataatagTAATAGTGAATATAGTAGAATAAGTACGTCTGATGATTTTTATGATACGGAAATTAGTaaatcaaattattatgaacagataatgaataatatatttcctattaaagaaagagaaatattttataatattcaaaaagtaattaaagatgaaaatggTTATTTATATGCTGAATTagatgaatatttatattgttatttatatgtgttagctattaaaaaaacattttatgatatcatttatcaaaaaaaaatagagtatgaaattgaaaaatataatgaaaataaaaaaaaaataaaagaaatttatatgtttattccAAATTATGGTGAAGTGTCTTTTGATATTAATGGTAAGCAAACATGTACCCCCTTGCAAAGTTATGAAACGCGTAAAGTGTCTACACAAAGGGATTACGAGCATGATCAAGCAgacaaaattaatagatATAAAATTCCGTCTAACGAATCGTTATCATATAATTCGaattttaatgaaattGAAAAGAGTAGCCAAAATGCGACGTACAATAAGGATGCAAATTTGAAACAAGGACATACTTCAGCCACTAACTCGTATGAAAGCATGAGCAATGTGAATAATAAGAGCATGgtttttgaaaaagaagACAATAGtgatattcaaaaaataaaaaaaataaaacaggAGAAAAGAcatgaaaataatcaaaatgatggttttaataaaaactaTTTAATATACGTATTTGAgattctaaaaaaaaataaattatattggATAGTTCCTATAACTGTTATTTCGtctgtttatatatattataaattaaaagaaacagtatatacatttgtatataattattctaTTGATATGTATAGACGTATGGCAAGTTTAgttacaaataataatgcaaaCGAGATTAATAATGGTAATATGCCTGGTCTTAAGgattataaacatttttttcataacattaataagaataatataaaaacaatatggTTTAATCCTTCAGATAATAcctttaattattttttaaataaaaatccaGGGAAGAATACaaatatgattatatttaatcaaCCTAAAACATCAACAAATGgcataaataatgatgtaaataataatatgtatacagtatattatcatgattatattatgaaatatttattaaaaaataaaatatatgaaaatgtaGAAATAAGGTTAGATGAGAGTTTAACAAAAACGTCAGTTTTTGATatagttaaaaaatattcagtAGATATACTTACATATGTTTTTTCATTAGCatctttatattatatatatggcaAAAAGTTATCACCCTTTAATTTAGATTGTAAGattgagaaaaaaaatatgaataatataatttctttaaatGAAATTGTACTTAATCAAGATACAAAAAGAGATGTTAAATCAATTATTTTCCTTAtgcatttttcaaaattgtttataaatatgaatagtGATAATGATTATATTGATCATCCTTGTAGTagttcattattatttactgGTGAAACAGGAACAGGAAAAACCTTACTTGCTAAGGCAATAGCAAAAGAATTAAATGCTGATTTTATTCATGTATCTGGTTCGAGTTTtattgaattatatattggaAATGGTGCATCGAAAGTTCGCAACCTATTTAAAGcagcaaaaaataataaaaatccaGTTGTTGTATTTATTGATGAAATTGATAGTATAGGTCTTAACCGAAATTCAAAtgatatatcaaataatcAAAACCACGAATATGCACAAACTTTAAATCAGTTGTTAATCGAAATTGATTCCATACATGAATACAACAATGAGCAACTCATTTTATCATCCGTCGATtcgaatatatatagtgaCAATCCTTATGAAAATACTCTTAGCtttgtaaaaaaacaattttttcaaaactttttaaaacaaaaaaattataaaaacagaAATAAGCAAAGAgagatatataattatgaaaaccATTTTAACGAACAAGATGGATATGAAATCcttcaatattatttaaataataatctaaatttaaaagaaattgaagtcttatttaatttaaaaaattttaaaacaaaaaaatatatattacttaTAGCAGCAACAAATAGGTACACCTATCTAGATCCTGCATTAACCAGATCAAAGagatttgataaaataattcattttaaaatgccaaatttatatacacgaaagaatttatttgatttctatatagataaatatatttcaaaatcaagttcaataaatattagGAAGGGACAGTTTGAAAATAGAATTAATAGATTTATGTGGGATGGCAATAcagaatatgaaaaaatagatgcaaaaaatataaataattctaCTTATTATAAACAGAAACATTTTAATTCTGCAAGTTTTACTGAGCATTTTGAGCAGCCAGTTGGATATACAAACCCTCGTTCACATATCCCAATGTATCAACATAtaggaaataatatattaactttTAAACAGTGGCCAATGTTCggtgataaatataataatagttaTATCCATTTACTTAagacaattaaaaaattaaaggaAAAGTATATGAATGATTATGTAGatacatatacattttCTATACTAACACATCTTTTTAATTGTGCAGACATAGATCAATTAGTTTCATCGATAAaagttaataaatttaaaagaaattatcCGCAtcaaattacaaaaaatatgaataatatagtagcagaaaatattatatcaatattacataaaaagtttttatatgataatcatgtgcaaaaaataataaataaaaaagattaTATAGAATATAATACACAACCAAATAATccaattaataatttaaaattattttataatagtaatatgtattcagaaaaaaaatatgaaatgcatttattaaaatttatggaTTACTGTGATGAAAAAtgttatcaaaaaatttatgaaaaaccTTTTGAACCTAAATTAACAATAGatgatttaaattttttttcggattttaaaaaagttaataataataaatctgGAAGTTCTGACGAATCAGATGCTatgcaaaataataatttccCTTTTACTAATTCATTCTTAAAGAATGACaataattatcatttagCAATATTATGGAAATCGATTGaacatttctttatttcattatataccgactataatcatataaaatga